In Neorhizobium sp. NCHU2750, a single genomic region encodes these proteins:
- a CDS encoding D-2-hydroxyacid dehydrogenase, with amino-acid sequence MTKIVFLDRDTIGPAVTITRPDFPHEWVEYGKTAEIDVAERIHDADIVITNKAPVRDASIAGAAKLKMITVAATGYDVIDLASAKARGIVVSNVRGYAVNTVPEHTFALIFALRRSIIGFREDVIGGEWQRANQFCFFNHPIRDLAGSTIGILGGGTLGKSVARIAEALGMTVLFAGRKGASEVAEGYTPFETVLETADIITLHMPLKPETRDLIGIAEFRKMKKHPLIINTARGGLVNEADLVTAINEGLIAGAGFDVLTKEPPAADNPLLSIISRPNVILTPHVAWASDEAMQGLWSQVIGHIENFEKGTPSNVL; translated from the coding sequence ATGACGAAGATTGTTTTTCTCGATCGCGATACGATCGGTCCGGCTGTGACGATTACCCGGCCGGACTTTCCCCATGAATGGGTCGAGTATGGCAAGACGGCGGAAATCGACGTGGCCGAGCGTATTCACGATGCCGATATCGTCATCACCAACAAGGCGCCGGTCAGGGACGCTTCGATTGCCGGCGCTGCGAAGCTGAAGATGATCACGGTGGCGGCGACGGGTTACGACGTCATCGATCTCGCATCGGCCAAGGCGCGCGGCATCGTCGTGTCGAATGTCCGCGGCTATGCGGTCAACACCGTGCCGGAACACACATTTGCGCTGATCTTTGCCCTGCGCCGCTCGATCATAGGTTTTCGCGAGGACGTGATCGGCGGCGAATGGCAGCGGGCCAACCAATTTTGCTTCTTCAACCATCCGATCCGCGATCTTGCCGGCTCGACGATCGGCATTCTCGGTGGCGGCACATTGGGCAAGTCTGTCGCGCGGATTGCCGAGGCGCTCGGCATGACGGTGCTGTTTGCCGGCCGCAAGGGGGCAAGTGAGGTGGCCGAGGGCTATACGCCGTTCGAAACCGTGCTCGAGACAGCAGATATCATCACGCTGCACATGCCGCTGAAGCCCGAGACGCGCGACCTGATCGGGATTGCGGAATTCCGCAAGATGAAGAAGCATCCGCTGATCATCAATACGGCACGCGGCGGGCTGGTGAACGAGGCGGATCTGGTCACGGCCATAAACGAGGGGCTGATTGCAGGTGCAGGCTTCGACGTGCTGACCAAAGAACCGCCGGCGGCCGACAATCCGCTGCTTTCAATCATCAGCCGACCGAACGTGATCCTGACGCCGCATGTGGCCTGGGCAAGCGACGAGGCGATGCAGGGCCTGTGGTCGCAGGTGATCGGGCATATCGAGAATTTCGAGAAGGGCACGCCGTCGAATGTTCTATGA
- a CDS encoding acyl carrier protein gives MIDRFNAPVREFIAENFLFRADAELDDDQSLLDSGVIDSTGVLEVIAFLEQTFGISIADDEIIPDNLDSINNMTRYLATKLPAAA, from the coding sequence ATGATCGACCGTTTCAACGCTCCCGTGCGGGAATTCATTGCGGAAAACTTTCTGTTTCGCGCTGACGCCGAACTCGACGACGACCAGTCGCTGCTCGATAGCGGTGTGATCGATTCCACCGGTGTTCTGGAGGTGATCGCCTTTCTGGAACAGACATTCGGGATTTCGATCGCCGATGACGAGATCATCCCCGACAATCTCGACAGCATCAACAACATGACCCGCTATCTGGCGACCAAGCTGCCGGCGGCAGCCTGA
- a CDS encoding nitronate monooxygenase family protein, with the protein MLPAVLKDRLRLPVVASPLFIISHPELTLAQCKAGIIGSFPALNARPESQLDEWLAQITEELSAHDAAHPDRPSAPFAVNQIVHMSNKRLEHDLMMCVKYKVPIVISSLGAVPEVNAAIHSYGGIVLHDVINNRHANSAIRKGADGLIAVAAGAGGHAGTLSPFALVQEIRQWFDGPLLLAGAIATGGGILAAQAMGADMAYIGSPFIATTEARASDGYKEMIVASNAADIVYSNYFTGIRGNYLRGSITAMGLDPDALPIADPSKMDFDKATTGAKAWKEIWGAGQGVGAVKAIEPVTALVDRLESEYRMARQRLAL; encoded by the coding sequence CCAGCGGTCCTTAAGGACAGGCTGCGCCTGCCGGTCGTGGCGTCGCCGCTCTTCATCATCTCGCATCCGGAATTGACGCTGGCGCAATGCAAGGCTGGAATCATCGGGTCTTTTCCAGCCCTGAATGCCCGGCCGGAGAGCCAACTGGACGAATGGCTGGCGCAGATCACCGAAGAGCTTTCCGCCCATGACGCCGCGCATCCGGACCGTCCCTCAGCACCTTTCGCCGTCAACCAGATCGTCCACATGTCGAACAAGCGGCTGGAACACGACCTGATGATGTGCGTGAAATACAAGGTGCCGATCGTGATCTCGTCGCTCGGCGCCGTGCCGGAAGTGAATGCCGCGATCCATTCCTATGGCGGCATCGTGCTGCATGACGTGATCAACAACCGGCATGCCAATTCGGCGATCCGCAAGGGTGCCGACGGCCTGATTGCGGTGGCGGCCGGCGCCGGCGGGCATGCGGGCACGCTCTCCCCCTTCGCGCTGGTACAGGAAATCCGTCAATGGTTCGACGGGCCGCTCCTGCTTGCCGGCGCAATCGCCACCGGTGGAGGCATTCTGGCGGCACAGGCGATGGGGGCAGACATGGCCTATATCGGTTCCCCCTTCATCGCGACCACGGAGGCACGCGCATCCGACGGCTACAAGGAGATGATCGTCGCCTCCAATGCCGCCGACATCGTCTATTCCAACTATTTTACCGGCATCCGCGGCAACTATCTGAGAGGCTCGATCACAGCGATGGGCCTTGATCCGGACGCGCTGCCCATCGCCGACCCGTCGAAGATGGATTTCGACAAGGCGACGACCGGGGCGAAGGCCTGGAAGGAGATCTGGGGCGCCGGCCAGGGGGTGGGAGCAGTCAAGGCCATCGAGCCGGTTACGGCGCTCGTCGACCGATTAGAAAGTGAATACCGCATGGCGCGCCAGAGGCTCGCCCTTTGA
- the nadE gene encoding NAD(+) synthase has protein sequence MTNSPALSKGTAAFSAESLVLDAEAEIERICDWLRLTVLKDLRKRGVVLGLSGGIDSSVTAALCARALGKGKVTGVFMPEHDSDPDSLRLGTALAEAVGIDTVLEDIGPSLAAQGCYARRDGFIRQIVPEFSDGWGCKVVLEDALTGRGYNISWLVVANPQGEQSRHRMPLDVYLGMIAAANMKQRTRKQIEYYHADRLNFAVAGTPNRLEYDQGFFVKNGDGAADFKPIAHLYKTQVYQLAEALGVPEEIRRRPPTTDTWSLPQGQDEYYFSLPYDRMDLCLYALDRGISREETAEAASLTPDQVDAVWRNIASKRKVADYLHARPVTMLD, from the coding sequence ATGACCAACAGCCCTGCCCTTTCGAAAGGGACTGCCGCCTTTTCTGCCGAAAGCCTCGTGCTTGATGCGGAAGCCGAGATCGAGCGCATCTGCGACTGGCTGCGTCTCACCGTGCTCAAGGACCTGCGCAAGCGGGGTGTCGTGCTCGGGCTTTCCGGCGGCATCGATTCCAGCGTGACGGCGGCGCTCTGTGCGCGCGCGCTCGGCAAGGGCAAGGTAACCGGCGTGTTCATGCCCGAGCATGACAGCGACCCGGACAGTCTGCGGCTCGGCACGGCGCTGGCGGAAGCCGTCGGCATCGACACGGTGCTGGAAGATATCGGGCCATCGCTCGCCGCCCAGGGCTGCTATGCCCGCCGCGACGGCTTCATCCGCCAGATCGTGCCGGAATTTTCCGATGGCTGGGGCTGCAAGGTAGTGCTGGAGGATGCATTGACCGGGCGTGGCTACAATATTTCCTGGCTGGTGGTTGCCAACCCGCAAGGCGAGCAGAGCCGGCACCGGATGCCGCTCGACGTCTATCTCGGCATGATCGCAGCGGCGAACATGAAACAGCGGACCCGCAAGCAGATCGAATATTACCATGCCGACCGGCTGAACTTTGCCGTGGCCGGCACGCCGAACCGGCTGGAATACGATCAGGGCTTCTTCGTCAAGAACGGCGACGGGGCTGCCGATTTCAAGCCGATCGCGCATCTCTACAAGACACAGGTCTATCAGCTGGCCGAAGCTCTGGGCGTGCCGGAAGAAATCCGCCGCCGCCCGCCGACGACGGATACATGGTCGCTACCGCAGGGGCAGGACGAGTATTATTTCTCGCTTCCCTATGACCGGATGGATCTTTGCCTCTATGCGCTCGACCGGGGCATTTCGCGTGAGGAAACGGCCGAGGCGGCTTCACTGACGCCGGATCAGGTGGATGCCGTCTGGCGCAATATCGCCTCGAAACGCAAGGTGGCGGACTATCTGCATGCACGGCCGGTGACCATGCTCGACTGA
- a CDS encoding long-chain-fatty-acid--CoA ligase, protein MNEQAARAPTNPHKIWLASYPPGVPEEIPPLAHRSLGDLFEESCSRYADRPAFTSMGKTLTFRQLEAESSKITAWLLSRGLQKGDRVAVMLPNVLQNPVIVYGILRAGLVVVNVNPLYTPRELEYQLKDSGAKALFILENFAANAEKVLPATEVRHVVVATMGDMLGAKGHIVNLVVRKVKKLVPQWSLPGHLSFKQALAQGAQAAATAPQPFDVGPHDIAFLQYTGGTTGVSKGAILTHANLLANREQMGTWLETAFLTKPRPHQLQFLCALPLYHIFALTVNSLMGVATGSHNLLIANPRDIPAFVKELQRYPVHVFPGLNTLFNALMNNADFQKLDHSSLILVFGGGMSVQRPVAERWLAMTGSPITEGYGLSETSPVATANRLDTTEFSGMIGLPVSSTEISIRDDDGHEVELGNVGEICIRGPQVMAGYWNRPDETAKVMTPDAFFRTGDMGYMDARGYTKIVDRKKDMILVSGFNVYPNEVEEVAAMHPGVLECAAIGIPDQHSGEAVKLFVVKKDPALTEADVKAHCAANLTNYKRPRFIEFRDQLPKSNVGKILRRELR, encoded by the coding sequence ATGAACGAACAGGCGGCAAGAGCCCCGACCAATCCGCACAAGATTTGGCTCGCATCCTATCCGCCCGGCGTGCCGGAGGAGATACCCCCGCTGGCGCATCGTTCTCTCGGAGACCTGTTCGAGGAAAGCTGCTCGCGTTATGCCGACCGCCCGGCGTTTACCAGCATGGGCAAGACGCTGACCTTCCGTCAGCTGGAAGCCGAGAGTAGCAAGATCACCGCCTGGCTGCTCAGCCGCGGATTGCAAAAGGGTGACCGTGTTGCGGTGATGCTGCCGAACGTGCTGCAGAACCCGGTTATCGTCTATGGTATCCTTCGCGCCGGGCTCGTGGTGGTCAATGTCAATCCGCTCTATACGCCGCGCGAACTCGAATACCAGCTGAAGGATTCGGGCGCCAAGGCGCTTTTCATTTTGGAAAATTTCGCGGCGAACGCCGAGAAGGTGCTGCCGGCCACCGAGGTCAGACACGTGGTCGTGGCGACGATGGGCGACATGCTCGGCGCCAAGGGGCATATCGTCAATCTGGTCGTCCGCAAGGTCAAGAAGCTGGTGCCCCAATGGTCGCTGCCGGGGCATCTAAGTTTCAAGCAGGCGCTTGCGCAGGGAGCGCAGGCGGCAGCGACGGCGCCGCAACCGTTTGATGTCGGCCCTCACGACATTGCCTTCCTGCAATATACGGGCGGCACGACGGGCGTCTCGAAGGGCGCGATCCTTACCCATGCCAATCTGCTGGCCAACAGGGAGCAGATGGGGACATGGCTCGAGACCGCGTTCCTGACCAAGCCGCGACCGCATCAATTGCAGTTTCTCTGCGCGCTGCCGCTCTATCACATCTTCGCGCTGACGGTGAATTCGCTGATGGGGGTGGCGACAGGCAGTCATAACCTGTTGATCGCCAACCCGCGGGATATCCCTGCCTTCGTCAAGGAATTGCAGAGATATCCGGTGCATGTCTTTCCTGGCCTCAACACGCTGTTCAACGCACTGATGAACAATGCCGACTTCCAGAAACTCGACCATTCCTCGCTGATCCTCGTGTTCGGCGGCGGCATGTCGGTACAGCGGCCGGTGGCGGAGCGGTGGCTCGCCATGACCGGATCTCCGATCACCGAGGGTTACGGGCTGTCGGAGACATCGCCGGTCGCCACGGCCAATCGACTGGATACGACGGAATTTTCCGGCATGATCGGCCTGCCTGTCTCCTCGACCGAGATTTCGATCCGCGACGACGATGGCCACGAGGTGGAACTCGGCAATGTCGGCGAGATCTGCATTCGCGGGCCGCAGGTGATGGCAGGCTACTGGAACCGCCCGGACGAGACTGCCAAGGTGATGACGCCGGATGCCTTCTTCCGCACCGGCGACATGGGCTATATGGATGCCCGCGGCTATACCAAGATCGTCGACCGCAAGAAGGACATGATCCTCGTCTCCGGCTTCAACGTCTATCCGAACGAGGTCGAGGAAGTGGCAGCGATGCATCCAGGTGTCCTGGAATGCGCGGCAATCGGCATACCCGACCAGCATTCCGGCGAGGCGGTGAAGCTGTTCGTGGTGAAGAAGGACCCGGCGCTGACCGAAGCGGACGTGAAGGCCCATTGCGCCGCCAACCTGACCAATTACAAGCGGCCGCGCTTCATCGAATTCCGCGACCAGTTACCAAAGTCGAATGTGGGCAAGATCCTGCGGCGGGAATTGCGGTAG
- a CDS encoding PRC-barrel domain-containing protein produces MLHHEPRPGQDPYVKDTPSLIASDKVEGTAVYGADGKRIGSIERILLEKRGGRVGYAVLSFGGFLGIGDDYYPLPWEKLRYDEQLDGYRIDLTKDQITGAPRYHDLEDESWYRAKDRTIYDYYGVPPYWM; encoded by the coding sequence ATGCTGCATCATGAACCCCGTCCGGGACAGGATCCCTATGTGAAGGATACCCCGTCGCTGATCGCCAGCGACAAGGTGGAAGGCACGGCGGTCTATGGCGCCGATGGCAAGAGGATCGGCTCGATCGAACGCATTCTTCTTGAAAAGCGCGGTGGTCGCGTCGGTTATGCCGTGTTGAGCTTCGGCGGCTTCCTCGGCATCGGCGATGATTATTACCCGCTGCCATGGGAAAAGCTGCGCTATGACGAACAGCTCGACGGTTACCGCATCGACCTGACCAAGGACCAGATCACCGGCGCGCCCCGATATCACGACCTCGAAGACGAGAGCTGGTATCGCGCCAAGGACCGAACGATCTATGATTATTACGGCGTGCCGCCTTACTGGATGTAA
- a CDS encoding class I adenylate-forming enzyme family protein, with product MRIEDHLRQSAGRQGSKIALIAGETWLSYADLDGLSDRLAAALVARGLGAGDRLLILSDNCAEAVVAFFASWKAGAVPCPLSATMKPDKLRGIIDATEPFAIVAQARLAPVVDAALAGAASAPLPISIGSAPAQAAGKWLAYDAMIAEDGGMPARPPAGPEALAMLIHTSGSTGAPKGVMHSHASLLFACGSIVEYLQNSSDDIVLSVLPISFGYGITQILTMVMVGGTLVLEKSFAFPRKTLQRLHEAKATGFPLVPPMAALIAGMQDLEPGFLPALRYITSAAAAMPPATSGRLRMLLPDAKLLLMYGQTECIRATYLPAEDVDRRPLSVGRAIPGTRAFVIGEDGHEAPAGAIGELIVEGPHVMTGYWGDALASTTKVAMATDGRRLHTGDLFKADDEGFLYFVSRRDDIIKTRGEKVSPQEVERVLYALAGIREAAVAGIDDPVFGKLIRAYVALEPGVTLSEKEILRHCTAHLEDYMVPKSVEFRDALPKTSTGKIRLSAEAIPSSPFGPEIEDNVA from the coding sequence ATGCGTATCGAGGATCACCTTCGTCAAAGCGCCGGCCGTCAAGGATCGAAGATCGCGCTGATCGCCGGGGAGACCTGGCTGAGCTATGCGGATCTCGACGGCCTGTCCGATCGCCTGGCCGCAGCACTGGTGGCGAGGGGTCTTGGCGCGGGCGATCGGCTGCTGATCCTTTCCGATAATTGTGCAGAGGCCGTCGTTGCCTTCTTTGCCAGCTGGAAGGCGGGGGCCGTGCCCTGCCCGCTCTCGGCCACGATGAAGCCGGACAAGCTGCGCGGCATCATCGACGCGACCGAACCATTTGCGATTGTTGCGCAGGCACGCCTTGCGCCGGTGGTGGATGCGGCCCTGGCGGGTGCTGCTTCAGCACCCCTGCCGATTTCGATTGGTTCGGCACCCGCGCAGGCGGCCGGCAAATGGCTGGCCTATGACGCCATGATTGCTGAAGACGGAGGCATGCCGGCGAGGCCGCCGGCCGGCCCCGAGGCGCTGGCAATGCTCATCCATACATCGGGCTCCACCGGGGCGCCGAAGGGCGTGATGCACAGCCATGCCAGCCTGCTCTTTGCCTGCGGCTCGATTGTCGAATATCTGCAGAATTCATCCGACGACATTGTCCTGAGCGTGCTGCCGATCTCCTTCGGCTACGGGATCACCCAGATCCTGACCATGGTGATGGTGGGCGGCACCTTGGTGCTGGAGAAGAGCTTTGCCTTTCCGCGCAAAACCCTGCAGCGGCTGCACGAGGCGAAGGCGACCGGCTTTCCGCTGGTGCCACCAATGGCCGCGCTGATTGCCGGCATGCAGGACCTTGAGCCGGGTTTCCTGCCTGCATTGCGCTACATCACCAGTGCGGCTGCCGCCATGCCGCCTGCGACCAGCGGGCGATTGCGCATGCTCCTGCCGGATGCAAAGCTTTTGCTGATGTATGGCCAGACGGAATGCATTCGCGCCACCTATCTGCCGGCGGAGGATGTCGACCGTCGTCCCTTATCGGTCGGCAGGGCCATTCCGGGTACGCGGGCTTTCGTGATCGGCGAGGATGGCCACGAAGCGCCAGCCGGTGCGATCGGCGAACTCATCGTCGAAGGGCCGCATGTGATGACCGGCTATTGGGGCGACGCGCTTGCCTCGACAACCAAGGTGGCGATGGCGACCGATGGCAGACGGCTTCATACGGGCGACCTGTTCAAGGCCGATGACGAGGGGTTTCTCTATTTCGTCAGCCGGCGCGACGACATCATCAAGACGCGCGGCGAAAAAGTGAGCCCGCAGGAAGTCGAGCGGGTGCTTTATGCGCTTGCCGGCATTCGCGAGGCGGCGGTGGCGGGCATCGACGATCCGGTCTTCGGGAAATTGATCCGTGCTTATGTGGCGCTGGAGCCGGGTGTCACGCTGTCCGAGAAAGAGATATTGCGCCACTGCACGGCTCATCTCGAAGATTACATGGTACCGAAAAGCGTCGAATTCCGCGATGCGCTGCCGAAGACGAGTACCGGCAAGATAAGGCTTAGCGCCGAAGCAATCCCTTCTTCTCCATTTGGCCCCGAAATCGAGGACAATGTCGCATGA
- a CDS encoding NAD(P)/FAD-dependent oxidoreductase — translation MGEILELDCVVIGGGVVGLAIARRLAIAGREVVVLESEPLTGSITSSRNSEVIHAGLYYAAGSRKAELCVKGRQALYAYCRERHVPHRQCGKLVVASNEDEVTYLEKLLKQAAANGVDDCYLIDAAALHALEPEIHGHAALVSPSTGIIDSHGLMDAYITDIEAHGGSVVVNSPVLSGELTKEGALLSVGGADPFEATARLVVNSAGLEAWAVSQNMRGLDPATIPTRAYAKGNYFTLAGKAPASRLIYPVPEPGGLGTHLTLDLGGQARFGPDVEWVDAPNYDVDPARSEKFYAAIRKYWPHLKDGALQPAYAGVRPKTVGREGGGGGDFVIQGPQATGHPAYVALYGIESPGLTSSMAIADEVWQLTA, via the coding sequence ATGGGGGAAATTCTCGAGCTCGACTGTGTCGTGATCGGTGGCGGTGTGGTCGGCCTGGCGATTGCCCGCCGGTTGGCGATCGCCGGCAGGGAGGTTGTCGTTCTCGAAAGCGAGCCGCTGACCGGCAGCATCACCTCCTCGCGCAACAGCGAGGTGATCCATGCCGGCCTCTATTACGCTGCCGGAAGCCGCAAGGCCGAGCTTTGCGTCAAGGGCAGGCAGGCGCTCTATGCCTATTGCCGCGAACGCCATGTGCCCCATCGCCAATGCGGCAAGCTGGTCGTCGCCTCCAATGAGGACGAAGTCACCTATCTTGAAAAACTGTTGAAACAGGCCGCCGCCAACGGCGTCGATGACTGCTACCTGATCGATGCAGCAGCGCTCCACGCCCTTGAACCCGAGATCCACGGCCACGCCGCGCTAGTCTCACCTTCCACCGGCATCATCGACAGCCACGGTCTGATGGATGCCTATATCACCGATATCGAGGCCCATGGCGGCTCGGTCGTCGTCAATTCCCCGGTCCTGTCCGGCGAATTGACGAAAGAAGGGGCGCTTCTTTCGGTCGGCGGTGCCGATCCTTTCGAGGCGACGGCGCGGCTGGTGGTCAATTCCGCCGGGCTCGAAGCTTGGGCGGTCTCGCAGAACATGCGCGGGCTCGATCCGGCGACCATTCCCACCCGCGCCTATGCCAAGGGCAATTATTTCACCCTTGCCGGCAAGGCGCCGGCCAGCCGGTTGATCTATCCGGTGCCGGAGCCGGGCGGTCTCGGCACCCACCTGACGCTCGATCTCGGCGGTCAGGCCCGCTTCGGCCCGGATGTCGAATGGGTCGATGCACCGAATTACGATGTCGATCCCGCCCGTTCGGAAAAATTCTATGCCGCAATCCGCAAGTACTGGCCGCATCTGAAGGACGGTGCCCTGCAGCCCGCCTATGCCGGTGTGCGGCCGAAAACGGTCGGGCGGGAAGGCGGCGGTGGCGGCGATTTCGTCATCCAGGGGCCGCAGGCGACGGGCCATCCCGCTTATGTGGCTCTCTACGGCATCGAGTCTCCAGGCCTGACCTCGTCCATGGCAATTGCCGACGAAGTCTGGCAACTGACCGCATAA